The Oscillospiraceae bacterium genome contains a region encoding:
- a CDS encoding PadR family transcriptional regulator produces MAFNTGAALLDALVLSTAAREPTYGYRITQDVRQIMVVSESTLYPVLRRLQKEGYLETYDQEFAGRNRRYYRLTEPGGEALEQYRADWIDYKTKIDAMLLGEGEAQ; encoded by the coding sequence ATGGCGTTCAATACGGGGGCGGCCCTGCTGGATGCGCTGGTGCTGAGCACGGCGGCGCGGGAGCCGACCTATGGCTACCGCATCACGCAGGATGTGCGCCAGATTATGGTGGTGAGCGAAAGCACTTTGTACCCGGTGCTGCGGCGCTTGCAAAAAGAGGGGTATCTGGAGACCTACGATCAGGAATTTGCGGGGCGCAACCGGCGCTATTACCGGCTGACCGAGCCGGGCGGCGAGGCGCTGGAGCAATACCGGGCGGACTGGATCGATTATAAAACAAAGATCGACGCAATGCTGTTGGGAGAGGGGGAAGCGCAGTGA
- the trkA_1 gene encoding potassium transporter peripheral membrane protein — MKIIIAGDGKVGIALTRQLLHEGHDVTIVDSNPHVLQANMYLDDVMAVQGNAATLEALRQAKVNEAELLIAATSADEINLLCCLTAKKLNPRIHTIARVRNPEYSEQLYVMREELGLSLTINPELSAAREIFHLLQFPSFIRRDGFAKGRVEIVGLRIDEGSRLDGVPLHQLYQIAQVKVLVCAVLREGEVTIPDGSFVLRRGDRIFVTARAVNLAQLIKNLGITKQKIRQVMLVGGGRVSYYLAQRLLDARVSVKIVEQDRARARLLADQLPGASVVWGDGSSQALLASEGLAQTDALVTLTGMDEENIVISMYGHAQGVRKVVTKVNRLEYGHMFMDMGVGSVVSPKELCSALITRYVRAMQNKTGSILALHHIAEGAAEALEFRVDDTVLHRGVPLKDVPVKPGVLISCITRGPDTIIPDGASHYETGDTAIVVTTRQSQFRRMNDIFA, encoded by the coding sequence ATGAAGATCATTATCGCCGGCGACGGCAAGGTGGGCATCGCCCTCACCCGGCAGCTGCTGCACGAGGGCCACGACGTGACCATCGTCGATTCCAACCCCCACGTATTGCAGGCCAACATGTACCTCGACGACGTAATGGCGGTGCAGGGCAACGCGGCCACCCTGGAAGCGCTGCGGCAGGCCAAGGTGAACGAGGCCGAGCTGCTGATCGCCGCCACCAGCGCCGACGAGATCAATCTGCTGTGCTGCCTTACAGCCAAAAAGCTGAACCCCCGCATCCACACCATCGCTCGGGTGCGCAACCCCGAATATTCCGAGCAGCTGTACGTCATGCGCGAGGAACTGGGCCTTTCGCTCACCATCAACCCGGAGCTTTCGGCCGCGCGCGAGATCTTTCACCTGCTGCAATTTCCCAGCTTCATCCGGCGCGACGGCTTTGCCAAGGGCCGGGTCGAGATCGTGGGCCTGCGCATCGACGAGGGCAGCCGCCTGGACGGCGTTCCCCTGCACCAGCTCTACCAGATCGCCCAGGTCAAGGTGCTGGTGTGCGCGGTGCTGCGCGAGGGCGAGGTCACCATCCCGGACGGCAGCTTTGTGCTGCGCCGGGGCGACCGCATCTTTGTCACCGCCCGGGCGGTGAACCTGGCCCAGCTCATCAAAAATCTGGGCATCACAAAGCAAAAGATCCGCCAGGTCATGCTGGTGGGCGGCGGCCGGGTGAGCTATTACCTGGCCCAGCGCCTTCTGGACGCCCGTGTTTCGGTCAAAATCGTGGAGCAGGACCGCGCCCGCGCCCGCCTTCTGGCCGACCAGCTGCCCGGCGCCTCGGTGGTCTGGGGCGATGGCTCCAGCCAGGCCCTGCTGGCCAGCGAGGGTCTGGCCCAGACCGACGCCCTCGTCACCCTCACCGGCATGGACGAAGAAAACATCGTCATCAGCATGTACGGTCACGCCCAGGGCGTGCGCAAGGTGGTCACCAAGGTCAACCGGCTGGAATATGGCCACATGTTCATGGACATGGGCGTGGGCAGCGTGGTCAGCCCCAAAGAACTGTGCAGCGCCCTCATCACAAGGTATGTGCGCGCTATGCAGAATAAGACCGGCAGCATCCTGGCGCTGCACCACATTGCCGAGGGTGCGGCCGAAGCCCTGGAATTCCGGGTGGACGACACGGTCCTTCACCGGGGCGTGCCCCTGAAGGATGTGCCCGTTAAGCCGGGTGTGCTGATCTCCTGCATCACCCGCGGCCCCGACACCATCATCCCGGACGGCGCTTCCCATTACGAAACCGGCGATACCGCCATCGTGGTAACGACCCGCCAAAGCCAGTTCCGGCGCATGAACGATATCTTTGCGTGA
- a CDS encoding potassium transporter KefA yields MNFRVVSHTIGLILLVEMAFMLPSLAWCWVDGEGGVALAFAVSLALMGLAAAALLLAGRRAKGGFFAQEAFVTVGLCWVVMSLLGCLPFYLSGQIPRYVDALFEVVSGFTTTGASILADPGQMSRGLLFWRSTTHWLGGMGILVFALAIVPAGRKSGAFYLMRAESPGPSVGKFTPRLGQTSKILYAMYVFLTALCVLFLLGGGMPLFESLCTAFGTAGTGGFGVKADSMASYTPYLQWVVTIFMALFGVNFSIYYLLLLRRFKLAAKDEELHCYVLVLLAAGGLIAWNIRPMMASWGESVRHAFFQVSSIMTTTGFSTVNFDLWPAFSKAILLCLMLIGACAGSTGGGVKVIRLVIMAKVLRCNIRRTLRPRSVQLVHVNGKVVEDEVQQGVSAYLAAYWFIVFASFIFISLDGFPLESNFSAVFACINNIGPGFGVVGPMANYAAFGDLPKLVLTADMLLGRLEIFPLLALVSRHSWSRRI; encoded by the coding sequence TTGAACTTTCGTGTTGTAAGCCACACCATCGGCCTGATCCTGCTGGTGGAAATGGCCTTTATGCTGCCCAGCCTTGCCTGGTGCTGGGTCGACGGCGAGGGCGGCGTGGCCCTGGCCTTTGCGGTTTCGCTGGCCCTCATGGGCCTGGCCGCGGCGGCGCTGCTGCTGGCCGGCCGCCGCGCCAAGGGTGGTTTTTTTGCCCAGGAGGCGTTCGTCACGGTGGGCCTTTGCTGGGTGGTCATGTCGCTGCTGGGCTGCCTGCCCTTCTATCTGAGCGGCCAGATCCCCCGCTATGTGGACGCCCTGTTCGAGGTGGTCAGCGGCTTTACCACCACCGGCGCCTCCATCCTTGCGGACCCCGGGCAGATGAGCCGGGGGCTTTTGTTCTGGCGCAGCACCACCCATTGGCTGGGGGGCATGGGCATTCTGGTGTTCGCGCTGGCCATTGTGCCGGCCGGGCGCAAAAGCGGCGCTTTTTACCTGATGCGCGCCGAGAGCCCGGGCCCCAGCGTGGGCAAATTCACCCCGCGCCTGGGGCAGACCAGCAAGATCCTGTACGCCATGTACGTGTTTCTCACCGCGCTGTGCGTTCTGTTCCTGCTGGGCGGCGGCATGCCCCTGTTCGAAAGCCTGTGCACCGCGTTCGGCACCGCCGGCACCGGCGGCTTTGGCGTAAAGGCCGACAGCATGGCCAGCTACACCCCCTACCTGCAATGGGTGGTCACCATCTTTATGGCCCTGTTCGGGGTGAATTTCAGCATCTATTATCTTTTGCTGCTGCGGCGCTTCAAGCTGGCCGCCAAAGACGAAGAGCTGCACTGTTATGTCCTGGTGCTGCTGGCGGCGGGCGGGCTGATCGCCTGGAACATCCGCCCCATGATGGCAAGCTGGGGCGAAAGCGTGCGCCACGCCTTCTTCCAGGTCAGCAGCATCATGACCACCACCGGCTTTTCCACTGTGAACTTTGATCTCTGGCCCGCCTTCTCCAAGGCGATCCTTCTCTGCCTCATGCTGATCGGCGCCTGCGCGGGCAGCACCGGCGGCGGCGTAAAGGTCATCCGCCTGGTCATTATGGCCAAGGTGCTGCGGTGCAACATCCGGCGCACCCTGCGCCCCCGCAGCGTGCAGCTGGTGCATGTGAACGGCAAGGTGGTGGAGGACGAGGTGCAGCAGGGCGTATCGGCGTATCTTGCGGCCTACTGGTTCATCGTGTTTGCCAGTTTTATCTTCATTTCGCTGGACGGCTTCCCCCTGGAAAGCAACTTCTCGGCGGTGTTCGCCTGCATCAACAACATCGGCCCCGGCTTCGGGGTGGTGGGCCCCATGGCAAACTACGCCGCCTTCGGCGACCTGCCCAAGCTGGTGCTCACGGCGGACATGCTTTTGGGCCGGCTGGAAATCTTTCCCCTCTTGGCCCTCGTCAGCCGCCACAGCTGGAGCCGCCGCATCTGA
- the ppiB gene encoding peptidyl-prolyl cis-trans isomerase, translated as MVRITMENGGVIDLELDAAAAPLTVENFLKLVNEGFYDGLTFHRIIPGFMIQGGCPDGTGMGGPGWHIKGEFQKNGWENPIRHSRGVISMARAMDPNSAGSQFFIMHADAPHLDGSYAAFGRVVNGMDVVDEIAAVATGYGDKPQQPVVIETMRVVEE; from the coding sequence ATGGTACGCATCACCATGGAAAACGGCGGGGTCATTGATCTGGAGCTGGACGCAGCGGCCGCGCCCCTGACTGTGGAGAACTTTTTGAAGCTGGTGAACGAGGGCTTTTACGACGGCCTGACCTTCCACCGCATCATCCCCGGGTTCATGATCCAGGGCGGCTGCCCGGACGGCACCGGCATGGGCGGCCCGGGCTGGCACATCAAGGGCGAGTTCCAGAAAAACGGCTGGGAGAACCCCATCCGCCACAGCCGCGGCGTGATCAGCATGGCGCGGGCCATGGACCCCAACTCGGCCGGCAGCCAGTTCTTCATTATGCACGCCGACGCGCCGCACCTGGACGGCAGCTACGCCGCGTTTGGCCGGGTGGTGAACGGGATGGACGTGGTGGACGAGATCGCGGCCGTGGCCACCGGCTACGGCGACAAGCCCCAGCAGCCGGTGGTCATTGAAACCATGCGGGTCGTGGAAGAATGA
- a CDS encoding PspC domain-containing protein: MEPKRLTKGHTKMICGVCSGLAEYLNVDVTLVRLGTAVLTAVWGTGLVAYIVAAIIMPEPPLE; encoded by the coding sequence ATGGAACCAAAACGTTTGACGAAGGGCCATACCAAAATGATCTGCGGGGTGTGCAGCGGCCTGGCCGAATACCTGAATGTGGACGTGACCCTGGTGCGTTTGGGCACGGCGGTGCTGACCGCTGTGTGGGGCACCGGCCTGGTTGCCTACATTGTGGCGGCCATCATCATGCCCGAGCCCCCGCTGGAATAA
- a CDS encoding MATE family multidrug exporter, whose protein sequence is MEATKSALFTRRELSRLLVPLVIEQFLAVTVGIADTMMVSHAGEAAISGVSLVDMINGLIINLFAALATGGAVVISQYLGARQREKARAGAGQLFSLAAIAGVGLMALSLALARPILRLFFGAIAPDVMAAALTYLRISALSFPFLAVYNAGAALFRSLGNSQVSMRISILMNLVNVAGNAVCVFGLGMGVAGVAIPSLVGRALAAVLILRRAADPAGQLPLELRACLQLEGGMAKRILNIGIPSAFENSLFQLGRLLVVSIIAGFGTVQIAANAVANNLDNIGIIPGQAIGLGLIAVAGRCIGAQDNEAAVRYTKKLVGLVYAVDGTLNVLVMLCLPLLLKLYNLSGQSLELARLLVLIHGCCALVLWPASFTLPNALRAANDVRFTMVVSIASMAVWRIGFSYLLGVRMGMGAIGVWIAMIVDWVCRAGFFVGRFASGAWKKKYKT, encoded by the coding sequence ATGGAAGCGACAAAAAGCGCGCTTTTTACCCGCAGGGAGCTCAGCCGCCTGCTGGTGCCGCTGGTCATCGAGCAGTTTTTGGCGGTGACGGTGGGCATTGCCGACACCATGATGGTGAGCCATGCGGGGGAGGCCGCGATCTCGGGCGTTTCGCTGGTGGACATGATCAACGGATTGATCATCAATCTGTTCGCGGCGCTGGCCACCGGCGGCGCGGTGGTGATCAGCCAGTATCTGGGCGCGAGGCAGCGGGAAAAGGCCCGGGCGGGCGCGGGGCAGCTGTTCAGCCTTGCGGCCATTGCGGGCGTTGGGCTGATGGCGCTGAGCCTTGCGCTGGCCCGGCCGATCCTGCGGCTGTTTTTCGGCGCCATTGCGCCGGACGTGATGGCCGCCGCCCTGACCTACCTGCGGATCTCGGCCCTGTCGTTCCCGTTTCTGGCGGTGTACAACGCGGGGGCGGCGCTGTTCCGCAGCCTGGGCAACAGCCAGGTGAGCATGCGGATCAGCATTTTGATGAACCTTGTGAACGTGGCGGGCAACGCAGTTTGCGTGTTCGGCCTGGGGATGGGCGTGGCGGGCGTGGCGATCCCCTCGCTGGTGGGCCGGGCGCTGGCGGCGGTGCTGATCCTGCGCAGGGCCGCCGACCCCGCGGGGCAGCTGCCCCTGGAGCTGCGGGCCTGCCTGCAGCTGGAGGGCGGCATGGCAAAGCGCATTCTGAACATCGGTATCCCCTCGGCCTTTGAGAACAGCCTGTTCCAACTGGGGCGCCTTTTGGTGGTGAGCATTATCGCGGGCTTCGGCACCGTGCAGATCGCGGCCAACGCGGTGGCCAACAACCTGGACAACATCGGCATCATTCCCGGGCAGGCCATCGGCCTGGGGCTGATCGCGGTGGCGGGCCGGTGCATCGGCGCGCAGGACAACGAGGCCGCCGTGCGCTACACCAAAAAGCTGGTGGGGCTGGTGTATGCGGTGGACGGAACGCTGAATGTTTTGGTGATGCTGTGCCTGCCGCTGCTTCTGAAGCTTTACAATCTGAGCGGGCAGTCGCTGGAGCTGGCCCGGCTGCTGGTGCTGATCCACGGCTGCTGCGCTTTGGTGCTCTGGCCGGCCAGCTTTACGCTGCCCAACGCCCTGCGGGCTGCAAACGACGTGCGGTTTACCATGGTGGTGAGCATTGCCAGCATGGCGGTGTGGCGCATCGGCTTCAGCTATCTTTTGGGCGTGCGCATGGGCATGGGGGCCATTGGGGTGTGGATCGCCATGATCGTGGACTGGGTGTGCCGCGCCGGTTTCTTTGTGGGCCGGTTTGCCAGCGGGGCCTGGAAAAAGAAATACAAAACGTAA
- the gtcA2 gene encoding membrane protein, translating into MTERLKQLWAKYYEQLTYLIFGGLATLLNIVLAMVFRSFGMPTTLNTVLDNVICILFAYTTNRLWVFKSRSRGADALREFGSFIACRLGTMVMDVAVMWLGADVIGPALLPAAWLGLWFLGVKVFSNVLVIVFNYVFSKKIIFIKKK; encoded by the coding sequence ATGACGGAGCGGCTGAAACAGCTGTGGGCCAAATACTATGAGCAGCTCACCTACCTGATCTTCGGCGGGCTTGCCACCCTTTTGAACATTGTGCTTGCCATGGTGTTCCGCAGCTTCGGCATGCCCACCACCCTGAACACGGTGCTGGACAACGTGATCTGCATTTTGTTCGCCTACACCACCAACCGGCTGTGGGTGTTCAAAAGCCGCAGCAGGGGCGCCGACGCGCTGCGGGAATTCGGCTCGTTCATTGCCTGCCGCCTGGGCACCATGGTGATGGACGTGGCGGTGATGTGGCTGGGGGCCGATGTGATCGGCCCGGCGCTGCTGCCCGCCGCGTGGCTGGGGCTGTGGTTTTTGGGCGTGAAGGTGTTCTCGAACGTTTTGGTGATCGTGTTCAACTACGTTTTTTCCAAAAAGATCATCTTCATCAAGAAAAAGTAG
- a CDS encoding cytidylate kinase yields MERTIIALSREYCTGGIGIARQVAETLGVPFYDKELITLAAKESGLSEEAVAASEKRRTGSLLYGLYTMGADLPLSDQVYIIQSKVIQSLAEKGPCVIVGRCADYVLRDDERLLSVFLHAPADYRRKWGLAQKQLPADLDDRALEALIEKEDKRRAGYYNYYTEYRWGAAEHYDLCLNAELGPELCAGLILQATGRK; encoded by the coding sequence ATGGAACGCACCATCATTGCACTGAGCCGCGAATACTGCACCGGGGGCATCGGCATCGCCCGCCAGGTGGCCGAGACGCTGGGAGTGCCTTTTTACGACAAGGAGCTGATCACCCTTGCCGCCAAGGAGAGCGGCCTTTCGGAGGAGGCGGTGGCCGCCAGCGAAAAGCGCCGCACCGGCAGCCTTTTGTACGGCCTTTACACCATGGGGGCCGACCTGCCCCTGAGCGACCAGGTGTATATCATCCAGAGCAAGGTGATCCAGTCGCTGGCGGAAAAGGGGCCCTGCGTGATTGTGGGCCGGTGCGCGGACTATGTGCTGCGGGACGACGAGCGCCTGCTGAGCGTGTTTTTGCACGCGCCCGCCGACTACCGGAGAAAGTGGGGCCTTGCACAAAAGCAGCTGCCCGCAGACCTGGACGACCGCGCCCTGGAAGCGCTGATCGAAAAGGAGGACAAACGCCGCGCGGGCTACTACAACTATTACACCGAATACCGGTGGGGCGCCGCCGAGCACTACGACCTGTGCCTGAACGCAGAGCTGGGGCCGGAGCTGTGCGCGGGGCTGATTTTGCAGGCGACCGGAAGAAAATAA
- a CDS encoding FAD-dependent oxidoreductase has translation MYDLVIVGAGPAGIFTALELLRKGSKQKMLIVEKGRPVEKRHCPKAETGRCMNCKPYCHITTGFSGAGAFSDGKLSLCYEVGGDLPSLIGEQFAQELMDYTDGIYLEFGADPHVEGVYDGEEIKEIRKNAIQAGLKLVDCPIRHLGTEKAQGLYLAIQNYLTDHGVEMLFGTECTNILLEGDQCLGVRVRENGGAEREVRAKRTVIATGRRGADWLENICAEHGIAHKPGTVDIGVRVEVRNEVMEKVNKVLYESKLIGYPKPFKNKVRTFCQNPGGFVSQENYDNDLAVVNGHSYKEKKSPNTNLAILCSHNFTEPFNQPIEYAQKVGELTNMLGAGHIMVQRYGDILDGKRTWAKELSQSNVKPTLVDAVAGDITAAMPYRAMTNIVEFIQMLDQVVPGFASGETLLYSPELKFYSNRIRMDADLVTNIRGLHCLGDSSGWTRGLMMSSVMGVLMGQKIMQWENR, from the coding sequence ATGTATGATCTGGTGATCGTGGGCGCCGGCCCGGCCGGCATTTTTACCGCGCTGGAGCTGCTGCGCAAGGGTTCAAAGCAAAAAATGCTGATCGTGGAGAAGGGCCGCCCGGTGGAAAAGCGCCACTGCCCCAAGGCCGAGACCGGCCGCTGCATGAACTGCAAGCCCTACTGCCACATTACCACGGGCTTTTCGGGCGCGGGCGCCTTTTCAGACGGCAAGCTGAGCCTGTGCTATGAGGTGGGGGGCGATCTGCCCAGCCTGATCGGCGAACAGTTTGCCCAGGAATTGATGGACTACACCGACGGTATCTACCTGGAATTCGGCGCGGACCCCCACGTGGAGGGGGTGTACGACGGCGAGGAGATCAAGGAGATCCGCAAGAACGCCATCCAGGCGGGGCTGAAGCTGGTGGACTGCCCCATCCGCCACTTGGGCACCGAGAAGGCCCAGGGGCTGTATCTGGCCATTCAGAACTACCTGACCGATCACGGGGTGGAAATGCTGTTCGGCACCGAGTGCACCAACATCCTTTTGGAGGGCGACCAGTGCCTGGGGGTGCGGGTGCGGGAGAACGGGGGCGCGGAGCGCGAGGTGCGGGCAAAGCGCACGGTGATCGCCACCGGCCGCCGCGGCGCGGACTGGCTGGAGAACATCTGTGCGGAGCACGGCATCGCCCACAAGCCCGGCACGGTGGACATCGGCGTGCGGGTGGAGGTGCGCAACGAGGTGATGGAAAAGGTGAACAAGGTGCTGTATGAGTCGAAGCTCATCGGCTACCCCAAGCCCTTTAAAAACAAGGTGCGCACCTTCTGCCAGAACCCGGGCGGCTTTGTGAGCCAGGAGAACTACGACAACGACCTGGCGGTGGTGAACGGCCACTCGTATAAGGAAAAGAAGAGCCCCAACACAAACCTTGCCATTTTGTGCAGCCACAACTTTACCGAGCCCTTCAACCAGCCCATCGAGTACGCCCAAAAGGTGGGCGAGTTGACCAACATGCTGGGCGCGGGGCACATTATGGTGCAGCGCTACGGGGATATTCTGGACGGCAAGCGCACCTGGGCCAAGGAGCTGAGCCAGTCCAACGTGAAGCCCACGCTGGTGGACGCGGTGGCGGGCGACATCACCGCCGCCATGCCCTACCGGGCCATGACCAACATTGTGGAGTTCATCCAGATGCTGGACCAGGTGGTGCCGGGCTTTGCCAGCGGCGAAACCCTGCTGTACAGCCCGGAGCTGAAATTTTACTCGAACCGCATCCGCATGGACGCGGACCTGGTGACCAACATCCGCGGCCTGCACTGCCTGGGAGATTCCTCCGGGTGGACGAGGGGGCTGATGATGTCCAGCGTGATGGGCGTGCTGATGGGGCAGAAGATCATGCAGTGGGAAAACCGCTGA